Below is a genomic region from Desulfuromonas sp..
GAGGCCGAGGTTTTCACGCAACTGCATCATCAGGCGCGACGCGACGCCACCGGAAAGTATCCGTTGCAGAATCCGCAGGGCAAGCGCATGCCTGCTTTCGCGGCCGGGTATCGGCAGTGCCATCTGAACCGACAGCTGCGAGGCCGAATCCTTAACCCAGGAGGATCTCTCACCACATGAAGTTTCGATTTTTTGCTGTTGCGGCACCGCTTCACCCTGCCATTTCCCGAAACTTCTTTCGGCGGCCAGAAAGACCACTTCCGGCTCGACCCTGCCGGCGACGGCGATGACCGTATTGACTGGCGAGTAGAATCGTTGGTGATGTTGACGCAACATCTGCGCATCGACCGAAGCAATGGTTTCGACCGAACCAATCGTCGGTTGAGCCAGTGGCGTATCGGGCCAGATGAGTCGCGCCATCAGGGAATCGGGATTGATCAGTTCACCTTTTTCATTGAAATCTTCGCGGGCCTCCTCAAGTATGATTTTCCGTTCTGTCTCGATATCTCCGAATAGTGGCCGCTGCAGCATCGAAGCAAAAAGGGCCAATCCTTCCGCAACTTTTTCAGGATGAAAGCGGCTGAAGTAGCAGGTCGATTCGGCGTCGGTCATTGCGTTGGCCCCGCCGCCGAGTGCCTCAAAGGCCTTTTCCAGCTCGAGGCTGTTCGGATATTCGGCGGTGCCGCGAAACAGCATGTGCTCGAGAAAATGCGAAATCCCGGCCTGTTTTTCTGTCTCGTAGCGGCTGCCGACTCCGATGTAACAGGAGACTTCGCAGGCGTGCAGATGCGGCTGCGGGACGCAGACGATGCGCAGACCATTCTCGAGCGTTATCTTATATTGACGATTCATCAAATTGATTTATCCGAAACGAGCAGACCGCCCGGAAGCGGTCGATCGATTTCATTATTTATCTCTTGGTTACGGCCCTATCAAAGGCAACAGAGCGAAGGGTGCTGCGCCATCAGCCAAGCAACCGGGCAGCCTCCTTGGCGTGATAGGTGATGATCAGATCGGCCCCGGCTCGCTTCATTCCGAGCAGTGTTTCGAGCATCACCCGGTCGCCATCGATCCAGTCCTTCTCGGCGGCTGCCTTGATCATCGAATATTCGCCGGAGACATTATAGGCAACCAGCGGCAGGTTGAAGCGCTCCTTGAGGTCGCGCAGGATATCGAGGTAGGCGAGCGCCGGCTTGACCATCAGGAAATCGGCGCACTCCTGAACATCGAGTTCGGCCTCGCGGAAAGCCTCGATCCGGTTGGCCGGATCCATCTGGTAGCTGCGTCGGTCACCGAACTGCGGCGTCGAATCGGCCGCATCACGGAACGGGCCATAGTAGGCACTGGCATATTTGACTGCATAACTCATCACCGGGATGTGACTGAATCCATTGGCATCAAGGATTTCACGGATCGCAGCCACCCGGCCATCCATCATGTCCGAGGGGGCGACAATATCGGCGCCGGACCGGGCATGGGAAAGGGCTTCTGCCGCCAATAAGCCAAGGGTCTCATCGTTGTCGACGTCGCCATCCTTGATGACGCCGCAATGCCCGTGGTCGGTATATTCACACATGCAGACATCGGTGATGACAGTCAGTTCCGGAACCTCTTTTTTGATCGCCCGGATCGTTTCCTGGATGATGCCGTTGTCGCTGTAGGCGTCCTGGCCGACCGGATCCTTGTGCTCCGGAATACCGAAGAGGATGACCGCCGGGATACCGAGCTGATAAACCTCTCTGGCCTCGGCGACAATATGCTCGATCGATTGCTGGTAGATTCCCGGCATCGACGGGATTTCTTTTTTGATGTTTTTGCCAAAAGCGCTGAACATCGGATAGATCAGGTCATCCACCCGCAGGTGGGTCTCCCGGACCATCCGGCGAAAATTGTGGTTGCGCCGCATCCGGCGGCCTCGATATTCGGGAAAAAACATGGTTATGCTCCTTACTCGGCCGGGTTGGCAACCGGCCTGTTAAAATAGTCTGTGATCGCTTCCAGCATGGCATCAAGAGTCGACTCTTCGGGCTCGACGACAACATCAAGACCAGCTTCATGTGCAGTTTTGGTGGTCAGGGGACCGATTGAAGCCACCGGAAAAGTTTGCACCCGGAGTTTGTTTTCAGTATCGAGCAAGGCCATCAGGTTGCTGACGGTTGACGACGCACTGAATGTCATCAGGTCGAGACCGTCAGCCAGGACCGCCTCGAGCCTCGGCGCTGAACCGGGCGGCACAATACTGCGGTAGGCAATCGGGGCATCGACGATCCCTCACGCTTCGGTCAACTGCTCCGGGATGACATCGCGGGCCCGTTCGGCTTTCGGGTAGAGAATCCTCTTGCCGGCGACCTGGTCGCGCAGCAGGGAAATAATCCCTTCGGCCCGGAAATCTCCCGGCATCATATCGGCTTTCAGCCCGAATTTTATCATGGACTCAGCTGTTTTCGGTCCGACGGCGACCAGCCTGACATGACACAGTTGCCGGACATCTTTTCCGAGCGCGGCCAGACGATGCATAAAGGCATCAACGGCGTTGACTGAGGTCAGCACCAGGTAATCGGTTTCGGCCAATCGTTCAATCGCCGCATCAAGGTCGAAGTATGAATCGGGCGGTACGATCTCGATCATCGGACAAAGGACCGGTTCGGCCCCGAGTTCAAGCAGGCGCTGGCTGAACTCCCCGGCCTGATTTGCGGCCCGGGTGACCAGGATTCTTTTTCCAAACAACGGCCGATTATCGAACCAGCGCAATGACTCGCGAAAGTTGACGACCTCACCGACGAAGATCAGGGCCGGTGGCCTGAACTCCTCATGCCGGACCATCTCTGCGATATTAGCGAGCGTACCGCTCAGAGTCTGTTGCTGCGGAGTTGTCGCACAGCGGATAACCGCTACCGGCGTATCCGGATTGCGACCATGCGCGATCAGCTGTTCCGAGATGTTTTCCAGGTTGGTCAGCCCCATGTAAAAAACCAGGGTGCCGACGGCGGTCGCCAGTTTTTCCCAATCAAGGCTCGAGAGTTTCTTCGTCGGATCCTCGTGCCCGGTAATAAAACCGAGGCTGGTCGTACAGTCTCGATGGGTCAACGGAATACCGGCATACGCTGCGGCTGCAACGGCGGCAGTCACGCCCGGGACAACTTCAAAGGGAATACCTGCTTTGGCCAGCGCCATCGCCTCCTCGCCGACCCGACCGAAGATAAAAGGATCGCCCCCCTTGAGCCGGGCAATGGTCAGGCCGGCACTCGCCTTTTCGAGCAACAGCTGATTAATCTTTTCCTGCGGGTAATGGTGCAGGCCCTTGCGCTTGCCGACATAAATGTGTTCGGCGGCGGGTGCCTGTTCGAGAAAGAGTGGATTAGCCAGGTAATCATAGATGATGACATCGGCCTGACGCAGACAGTCGAGCCCCTTGACGGTCATCAGCCCCGGATCTCCCGGCCCGGCCCCTATGAGGTAGACGTAGCCCTGTTGCTCGGTCATGCGTGGTTCCCTTGCCCGCCCGGGGCAAAAATGGCAGGATAGTTCTGCCCCTGTGAAACCTGTTCTCTGTCAAAGGTTGATCAAAAGCGCCCAGATGCCAGGCGCCCGCGGGCCGAGGAGTGAGGCGTAGCGCAAGCTACGTCGCAGCGACTCGGTCAAGGGCAACGCCGCAGATGGGTGTTTTTCATCAACCGCCTAGACGTCTTCCTTTTCGACGTTAAACGTCTCGCTGTTGTACACCTCGTTGAGGATTTCGCCGGCCCCCTGAATCAACAGGTCATCGGCCAGAGAGATCCCGAGTTTTTCAGATTCTTCAACAGATCCGGAAACCGTTTTCTTGAGACATCTGACGCCCTCGCAGTCGGAGACGAAACCGGTCAGGGTGAGCTCCGATCCATCAACCGTACCGTGACAGGCGATCGGAACCTGGCAGCCACCTTCGAGGCGTCGCAGGAAAGCCCGTTCGCCACGTACCGCCCGGTCGGTTTCCGGGTGATTGAAAAAATCGATCAGGCTGTTGGTCTCATCATCATCGATACGGCTCTCGAGACCGAGGGCGCCCTGGCCAATCGCCGGAATCGACACATCGACCGGCAGATACTCGCTGATCTGGCTCGTGAAGCCGAGGCGCTTCATGCCGGCGGAAGCGAGAATCACCGCATCGAGGTTGTCCTCGGTCAGCTTGCGGATCCGGGTTTGAACGTTGCCACGGATATCAATCATCTGCAGGTCAGGGCGCAGATGCAGCAACTGGGCCTTGCGCCGCAGGGCCGAGGTGCCGATGCGGGCGCCCTGGGGCAGGTCTCTCCAGGTCGAAACGCCGGGGCGAAGGATAGTAATGTCACGGCAATCCTCACGCTCAGTGATGCAGCGCAAGGCCAGACCTTTCGGGAAGATGGTCGGGACATCCTTCATCGAGTGCACGGCGATGTCAGTCTCATTGCGCAGCATCGACTCCTGCAGCTCCTTGGTAAACAACCCCTTGCCGCCGACCATCGCCAGCGGCACATCGAGAATCTTGTCGCCCTGGGTTTTGATCTTGGTCAGGGTGACTTCAAGATCGGGGTAACGCTTTTCGAGTTCGGACTTGACCCAATTGGCCTGCCAGAGGGCGAGGGCGCTGGCGCGAGTGCCGATACGTAAAACCTTTTTAGCCATTCTGATTCACCTGTTCCTTATATAGTCAATTACGTTAATCAAGATTGGTTGTCTTCGAGCTCATCGTTTTCTGCCGCTTCATCGGAGTCGGGCGGAGCCAGATCGAACAAGGCCCGAACCGCATCGACGTAGGCATCGCCGGACGAATCATCCTCACTCTGCTTAAGCATCGAGATCGGTTGATGTAAAAGCTTGTTGATAATCGCCGAGGTCATCGCCTCGATTGATTTCTGTTCCTTTTTGCCGATGCCGTTGAGGCGGCCCAGGGTTTTTTCAATTTCAGCCTTCCGGACCTCTTCAAACTTCTTGCGCAGCGCAACAATGGTCGGGACGACATCGAGGGTTCCGAGCCAACGGTAGAACTGGCCAATTTCCTGGTCGATGATTGCCTCGGCTTTTTTCGCCTCTTTCTGCCGTTCCTTGAGGTTGGCCTGCACCACCTCCTGCAGATCATCAACATCATAGAGGTAGATATTGGCAATGTCGTTGACCTTTGGCTCAATATCACGCGGCACGGCAATATCAATCAGGAACATAGGTCGATTCTTCCGTTTTTTGATGACCTCTTCCATTTTCTTGTGCCCGAGGATGAAATTCGGAGCCCCGGTCGAGGTCAGAACGATATCGGCCTGATGAAGATACTCGGTAAAATCCTCAAACGGGACCGGCCGACCGTTGAATTCTACGGCGAGTTTTTCGGCCCGCTCAAAGGTCCGGTTGGTAACCATAACCGATGAGACACCGTTGTTGATGAAATGTCGCGCCGCCAGTTCACACATTTCACCGGCTCCGATCAGCATGACCGTCTTGTTGTCGAGTGTTCCGAAAATCTTGCGGGCCAGTTCAACTGCGGCAAAAGAGACCGATACGGCGTTACTGGCGATGTCGGTTTCGGTCCGGACCCTTTTGGCAACGGAAAAAGCCTTGTGCAGAAACCGATTGAGGATCAGGCCGGCGGTCTTGAATTCCGAGGCATGGCCATAAGCGGTCTTGATCTGACCGAGGATCTGTGGTTCACCGAGAACCATCGAATCGAGGCTCGAGGCAACCCGGAAAACATGGCGGATCGCTTCTTCACCCTGGTAATCATAAAGATGGTCTTCCAGTGCGTCGGCCTCAAGTTGGTGAAACTCGGCCATGAAGCGCCTGAGTTGAATAACACAGCTTTCGACATCGCGGCTGGTCGCATAAATCTCGACCCGGTTGCAGGTCGAGACAATGACCGCCTCGGCAACCGTGCTGAGGCCAACAACCTGATGCAGCGGTTCCTGCATGGCGGTCGGAGCGAACGCGACTTTTTCGCGTATATCTACCGGGGCGGTTTTATGACTGAGCCCCACGACAATGATATTCATACAATCAAATCCGGATCGCGCCAGGGCTACTGCAGGCCCTGAATCGCCTTGAAACTGTGTTCAGCTGACATCAGAAGGTTGACCGCCAGCAGAGAAAAGACCAAACATGCAAAACCGATAATGGCGAAGAGCGCTGCCCGCCGCCCACGCCAGCCGATGGTTAATCGACCATGCAACAGTGCCGCGTAGAGGAACCAGGTGATCAGGGCCCAGGTTTCCTTCGGATCCCAGCGCCAGTATCCGCCCCATGCCTGGTTGGCCCAGACCGCACCGGAGATGATTCCCATTGTCATCAGCGGGAAACCGAAAGTCAGGCAACGGTAATTAATCGTATCGAGGACCTCGAGTGACGGCAGTCGATGATACAGACTCGAGATTTTTTTACTCTTCAGGACCCTCTCCTGCAGCAGGTAAATCACCCCGGCAATAGCGGCCAGGGAAAACACGGCATAACCGAGAAAGGCGAGACTGACATGAATCGGAAACCACCAGCTGTCGAGCATCGGATTCGGGGCCGTCACGGCCTTCGGTACAGCCGAGCCGATAATCATCAGCACAACCGCAAGCGGGCCGACAAAAGCACCGAGGATTGCCAGTCGATAACGAAAGTCAAACAGGAAATAGATTCCGACCACGGTCCAGGCAAAGAAGGAAAGGGCTTCATGCAGATTGGCTACCGGAGTCTGGCCAGCTTCAAAATAACGGACCCCCAGAGTGACCAGGTGAACCAAAAAACCACCGGCAAGGACCCATCGCGCCGCCTTGCCGAACTTTTCGCGGCGGGACAGAACATCAAGCAGGAAAAAAACTGTCGCTACAAAATAGAACAACAGCGCGATTTTGAATAACAGGATATTGGAACTCATGGCGAATCCTTTGGCAGGCTGATTCCGAGATCAGCCAGCGAATAGCCGTTGCCGAATTCCGCAGTCACCAGCTGATCGACCCCGGATGAATCAAAGTTCTCAATCATTGTCAGAATCCCACCGCTGACAAGATTTTGCAAAACCTGTTGATTGTACGCGGCTTTATGATCTGATGTCAACAGCCTGGCCCGCAGTTCACCGGCAATCTCAAGGAAGATTTGCCAGGCATCCGGGAGCAGGATTTCGACTTCGTCTCTGACCATGGCGGCTATCGCCGGCGAAACACCGCCGCTCGAGACAGCGATCGACAAGTTCCCCCGGCTGAAACTGGCCGGGACCGTAAAATCGCTCGCCGCCGGATCATCGGCAACATTCACCGGGATGCCCAGGGCGCGGGCGGCTTCGGCGACCGCCCGGTTGACCTGCTGATTGTTGGTGGCGGCAAAAACGAGACTGGCACCATCCAGATCATACTGCCGGAAAGCACGGTTAATCATCGTGGCTCCGGCAGGGGTATCAACCCGGTCCCGGGCAGGATCGATCAGAATGACGTCGGCCGATACTTCACATAATCGGCGGGCCTTACGCAAACCGACCGGGCCGGCACCGACCACCACGCAGCGTTTGCCGGCGAGCTGCAGTACCACGGGATAATCAGATACCAAAGAGTTCTCCTTCAACCAGTTCGCACAAAAGGCTTCCCAGAAAGACAGCCGCCTCGATGCCCCTGGCCTGGGAAACCTGGGGAAAGCAGAAGAGATAGTCCGGCTCGCCGTCGGCATTGTCGGTGCACAAACAAATATTGCCGACGGTGCACTCCAGCGAACGGGCAAACTGGATGGCCTCCCGGATCGCCGCATCGTGCCGTAAATCGTCAAACACCAGCAGGACATCTTCCGGCCGGGCCAGTGTCCGTAACTGTCGGACAAAATACTGGTCACTCTGGCCGTCGCTGGCAAGCGCGGTACCGAGAACGGCATTCTGGCAAAGGGAAATCGCCGGGAGCATCGGCCGATCAATTGAAAGCCGGTGACTGAACAGGTTGGCAACAAGATTAGCCACGGCGCCAAGGGTTCCGCTGCCGACGACGATCAGGCGGCCATCATTGTTGAACGATTTGACGACATCCCTGGCAAACGCCTGAAAGGATTCGGCATGGGTTACCAGAATTTCGTTTAGCAGCACTTTCTGGTCTTCGGCCGCCCGGACCACCTTGTCATGAATCATAAAACCCCCGTATTGTTCGCATTTCAGGCATGATATGAACCCGGCACCGCCATGTCAAGGCGAGCGTCAGAATTATACCGAAATATTTAATTCTTGATTTTTTTCAGCTGTAATCTATGATGACAGCACAGGTAACAATAAATTATGTGCAGTAGGTTAAAGGAGAGAAAAATGGCAAGCGACAATGTTGTACAACTTTCGGATGATGCATTTGAAGCGGATGTTCTGCAATCCTCGGTACCGGTTCTGGTTGATTTCTGGGCCTCATGGTGCGCACCCTGCAAAGCGATCAGCCCGGTAGTTGACGAACTGGCCGAAGAGTACGATGGCCAGATCAAGATCGGCAAGCTGAACGTTGATGAGAACCCGGCAACACCGGGACAGTTCGGTGTCCGCGGCATTCCGACCCTGATCCTGTTCAAGGACGGTCAGGTCGTCGACCAGGTGGTTGGTGCCGTTCCGAAGAACCAGCTCGAGGGACTGATCAAAAAGGCGCTGTAAACTACATCCAAAATACAAAATATGAGAGGCCCGCTCCATGGAGCGGGCCTTTTTATTTTGAAAAATATGCCGCCAGACCACCAAGGAAAGGCAGTAACTCTCTAACGGAGAGCCGGAGAGATGGAGAGTAAACGGGACAATCGGCCCCAAGCAAAGGGGCAATGCTCACCTGCTTTTATCGGTTTTGTCCTTCTCTGCGTCTTTGCGCCTCTCCGTTAAAACAGGTTTCGGGGTTGTTGCTCTTCGTGACCTTGGTGTCTTGGTGGCAAACAGGATCTTCACTGTTATTCATCCGCATCACGCAGGCGACGGAAGATCTCCCGGTAGGCTCTCTTGTCGCCACCATGCCGGACCGACCTGACCAGCCTTTGCAGCGCCTTGCGATCGACTGACGGAAACCGGTCGGCAACGATGTTGAGCGCCTCTTCATGTCCGTCCTCTGAACAGAGCTGCTCGCGCAGTTTTTCCAGATCGTGCTGCGCCGTCGTTTCCTGACCATGCTGCAGGTCAAACCGGTTCAGTGCCTCCTCCAGCGCTTGCCGCGCTCCATCATCACGCCGGAGCAGGCCGGCAAAATGTTTCAGGGAACGTTTGCGTGAACTATGCCCTTTGGTCTGGCGTACTTCAAGCAACTCATCCCGGAGTTCGTCCTCGAGAGGCAGGTTCGGCAATTCGGCTTCCGGAAGCGCA
It encodes:
- a CDS encoding glutamyl-tRNA reductase, giving the protein MNIIVVGLSHKTAPVDIREKVAFAPTAMQEPLHQVVGLSTVAEAVIVSTCNRVEIYATSRDVESCVIQLRRFMAEFHQLEADALEDHLYDYQGEEAIRHVFRVASSLDSMVLGEPQILGQIKTAYGHASEFKTAGLILNRFLHKAFSVAKRVRTETDIASNAVSVSFAAVELARKIFGTLDNKTVMLIGAGEMCELAARHFINNGVSSVMVTNRTFERAEKLAVEFNGRPVPFEDFTEYLHQADIVLTSTGAPNFILGHKKMEEVIKKRKNRPMFLIDIAVPRDIEPKVNDIANIYLYDVDDLQEVVQANLKERQKEAKKAEAIIDQEIGQFYRWLGTLDVVPTIVALRKKFEEVRKAEIEKTLGRLNGIGKKEQKSIEAMTSAIINKLLHQPISMLKQSEDDSSGDAYVDAVRALFDLAPPDSDEAAENDELEDNQS
- the ccsB gene encoding c-type cytochrome biogenesis protein CcsB → MSSNILLFKIALLFYFVATVFFLLDVLSRREKFGKAARWVLAGGFLVHLVTLGVRYFEAGQTPVANLHEALSFFAWTVVGIYFLFDFRYRLAILGAFVGPLAVVLMIIGSAVPKAVTAPNPMLDSWWFPIHVSLAFLGYAVFSLAAIAGVIYLLQERVLKSKKISSLYHRLPSLEVLDTINYRCLTFGFPLMTMGIISGAVWANQAWGGYWRWDPKETWALITWFLYAALLHGRLTIGWRGRRAALFAIIGFACLVFSLLAVNLLMSAEHSFKAIQGLQ
- the trxA gene encoding thioredoxin produces the protein MASDNVVQLSDDAFEADVLQSSVPVLVDFWASWCAPCKAISPVVDELAEEYDGQIKIGKLNVDENPATPGQFGVRGIPTLILFKDGQVVDQVVGAVPKNQLEGLIKKAL
- a CDS encoding hydroxymethylbilane synthase, giving the protein MAKKVLRIGTRASALALWQANWVKSELEKRYPDLEVTLTKIKTQGDKILDVPLAMVGGKGLFTKELQESMLRNETDIAVHSMKDVPTIFPKGLALRCITEREDCRDITILRPGVSTWRDLPQGARIGTSALRRKAQLLHLRPDLQMIDIRGNVQTRIRKLTEDNLDAVILASAGMKRLGFTSQISEYLPVDVSIPAIGQGALGLESRIDDDETNSLIDFFNHPETDRAVRGERAFLRRLEGGCQVPIACHGTVDGSELTLTGFVSDCEGVRCLKKTVSGSVEESEKLGISLADDLLIQGAGEILNEVYNSETFNVEKEDV
- a CDS encoding porphobilinogen synthase; amino-acid sequence: MFFPEYRGRRMRRNHNFRRMVRETHLRVDDLIYPMFSAFGKNIKKEIPSMPGIYQQSIEHIVAEAREVYQLGIPAVILFGIPEHKDPVGQDAYSDNGIIQETIRAIKKEVPELTVITDVCMCEYTDHGHCGVIKDGDVDNDETLGLLAAEALSHARSGADIVAPSDMMDGRVAAIREILDANGFSHIPVMSYAVKYASAYYGPFRDAADSTPQFGDRRSYQMDPANRIEAFREAELDVQECADFLMVKPALAYLDILRDLKERFNLPLVAYNVSGEYSMIKAAAEKDWIDGDRVMLETLLGMKRAGADLIITYHAKEAARLLG
- a CDS encoding insulinase family protein, which translates into the protein MNRQYKITLENGLRIVCVPQPHLHACEVSCYIGVGSRYETEKQAGISHFLEHMLFRGTAEYPNSLELEKAFEALGGGANAMTDAESTCYFSRFHPEKVAEGLALFASMLQRPLFGDIETERKIILEEAREDFNEKGELINPDSLMARLIWPDTPLAQPTIGSVETIASVDAQMLRQHHQRFYSPVNTVIAVAGRVEPEVVFLAAERSFGKWQGEAVPQQQKIETSCGERSSWVKDSASQLSVQMALPIPGRESRHALALRILQRILSGGVASRLMMQLRENLGLTYSIEANLTSLRETGALVIDFMVTPDNLVAAVREVCGVLSDLFRTRVPEEELARIVQGYRYDLDFSNDHPDEMVVRYGWGELVGFVRDIEADRTALEQLTTDALTSALAQALDPDQLRLVVVGPWRQSDRPQVEQIVRQFARPVS